One segment of Vicugna pacos unplaced genomic scaffold, VicPac4 scaffold_20, whole genome shotgun sequence DNA contains the following:
- the LOC140685401 gene encoding junction-mediating and -regulatory protein-like — MAQRQRSGTSGQVYLGHDLDTCGWKILSQEFFTETHDREYYEPLASCSRRARKRIQEGQVDQDRQKTQPEEAQKEKRRELGPLPPLLCRC, encoded by the exons ATGGCCCAGAGGCAGAGGAGCGGCACCAGCGGTCAG GTCTACTTGGGCCACGACCTGGACACCTGTGGCTGGAAGATCCTCTCCCAAGAATTCTTCACGGAAACCCACGACCGGGAGTATTATGAACCCTTAGCGAGCTGCAGCAGAAGGGCCAGGAAGCGCATCCAGGAG GGACAAGTGGACCAGGACCGGCAGAAGACCCAGCCTGAAGaggcccagaaagagaagaggagggaattgGGGCCGCTGCCTCCTTTGCTCTGTCGGTGTTGA